The following are from one region of the Oncorhynchus masou masou isolate Uvic2021 chromosome 24, UVic_Omas_1.1, whole genome shotgun sequence genome:
- the LOC135512109 gene encoding cytohesin-1-like, protein MVLKSEDGVVPHDLSPKEKQELESIRHRKQELLQNIQRLKDEIEEVTNEIDNLGITKERKSMQRNKQVSMGRKKFNMDPKKGIRFLIDSGLLKNTSNDIAQFLYKGEGLNKTAIGDYLGERNDFNLEVLHAFVELHEFTDLNLVQALRQFLWSFRLPGEAQKIDRMMEAFAQRYCHCNPGVFQHSDTCYVLSFAVIMLNTSLHNPNVKDKPSHQRFSAMNRGINDGGDLPEDLLRNLYEGIKNEPFKIPEDDGNDLTHTFFNPDREGWLLKRGGGRVKTWKRRWFILTDNCLYYFEYTTDKEPRGIIPLENLSIREVDDSKKPNCFELFIPDHRDQVIKACKTEADGRVVEGNHTFYRISAPTSEEKEEWITSIKNAISRDPFYEMLAARKKKVSALTSL, encoded by the exons aggcTGAAGGATGAGATAGAAGAGGTGACGAATGAAATTGACAACCTGGGCATTACCAAAGAGAG AAAAAGCATGCAGAGAAACAAGCAGGTGTCCATGGGCCGAAAGAAGTTCAACATGGACCCCAAGAAG GGGATCCGGTTTTTGATTGACAGCGGTCTGCTGAAGAACACCAGCAATGACATCGCCCAGTTTCTCTATAAAGGGGAGGGGCTTAACAAGACCGCCATCGGAGACTATCTGGGGGAGAG AAATGACTTCAATCTTGAGGTTCTACATGCCTTCGTGGAGCTGCATGAATTCACAGACCTCAACCTGGTCCAGgccctcag GCAGTTCCTTTGGAGTTTCCGGTTGCCAGGCGAAGCTCAGAAGATCGACAGGATGATGGAGGCATTTGCCCAGAGATACTGTCACTGTAACCCTGGGGTCTTCCAGCATAGCG ATACGTGTTATGTGTTGTCGTTTGCTGTGATCATGCTGAACACCAGTCTCCATAACCCCAATGTGAAGGACAAACCCTCCCACCAGAGATTCAGCGCCATGAACAGAGGAATCAACGATGGAGGTGACCTGCCTGAGGACCTACTCAGG AACCTCTATGAGGGTATAAAGAACGAGCCCTTTAAAATTCCAGAGGATGATGGGAATGACCTCACACACACTTTCTTCAACCCTGACCGGGAGGGCTGGCTACTCAAACGAG GAG GAGGGCGTGTGAAGACATGGAAGAGACGATGGTTCATCCTCACAGACAACTGCCTGTACTACTTTGAGTACACTACT gatAAGGAGCCTAGGGGTATCATCCCTCTGGAGAATCTGAGTATTAGAGAGGTGGACGACTCCAAGAAACCA aactgTTTTGAGCTGTTCATCCCTGACCACAGGGATCAGGTGATCAAGGCATGTAAGACCGAGGCGGACGGACGTGTTGTCGAGGGCAACCACACCTTCTATCGAATCTCCGCCCCCACATcagaggaaaaggaggagtgGATCACCAGCATAAA AAATGCCATCAGCAGGGACCCCTTCTACGAGATGCTGGCAGCCCGGAAGAAGAAGGTGTCTGCCCTGACAAGTCTGTAG